The proteins below are encoded in one region of Archocentrus centrarchus isolate MPI-CPG fArcCen1 chromosome 13, fArcCen1, whole genome shotgun sequence:
- the LOC115790636 gene encoding THAP domain-containing protein 5-like, producing the protein MPKYCSAPNCRNDSGSGSDKKSFYRFPLQDPVRLQQWLRNMGRENWTPSRHQYICHEHFAPSCFKVRWGIRYLERDAVPTVFQQAEKRKATDDTEKKPKRLRANCTRSVAVSGDVVFDAADVQSAVHAVHLYQIAVNPSQQEETSLVELSDIGDSDCSLETELDSPAAIDRLEMGVNFPLTLFHTIDDLSDNGEQTEVVVMSECPAGEGQDELMSEITAAILTQGHGLVVNDSTLGSTDEAVALSGVEDAICTTELFSDDHNSHETQVIAYFETIPNVLPKDTFTQFTFSPETVLSSALSSTPITSTLPIVSKHAAPSPTSLVLTMERLDCEGGEGDEGKSEDDETEPDHQLEEHCYHKNSLSKEQLEAIVSELQKKVKVLQQRHRRHLEKLLGLENTVSQLRQSNLLNEERLQLLERAYIQTSGAESDAGETVTIIYEEDDAAYLYTPLIDTEAKL; encoded by the exons ATGCCAAAATACTGTTCGGCCCCAAACTGCAGGAATGACTCCGGGAGCGGCAGCGACAAGAAGAGCTTCTACAG GTTCCCTCTCCAGGACCCGGTcaggctgcagcagtggctgAGGAACATGGGGCGTGAGAACTGGACTCCCTCTCGGCACCAGTATATTTGCCACGAACATTTTGCGCCTTCGTGTTTCAAAGTGCGATGGGGGATCCGCTACCTCGAGCGAGACGCTGTGCCCACCGTCTTCCAACAGGCTGAG AAACGGAAAGCCACAGACGACACGGAGAAGAAACCGAAGCGTCTTCGAGCTAACTGTACTCGGAGCGTGGCGGTGTCAGGTGACGTGGTTTTTGACGCTGCAGACGTGCAGAGCGCAGTGCACGCTGTGCATCTGTATCAGATTGCTGTCAACCCATCGCAACAAGAAGAaaccagcttggtggaactGAGTGATATTGGAGACTCTGACTGCTCTCTCGAGACAGAACTGGACTCACCGGCAGCAATAGACAGATTAGAAATGGGGGTAAACTTCCCTTTAACTCTTTTCCACACAATAGATGATCTGAGCGACAACGGAGAGCAGACAGAGGTGGTGGTTATGTCTGAATGTCCTGCTGGCGAAGGGCAAGATGAGCTTATGAGCGAAATAACTGCTGCGATTTTAACTCAGGGACACGGGCTGGTAGTGAACGACTCCACACTCGGCAGCACAGATGAAGCCGTGGCCTTGAGTGGGGTTGAAGATGCGATTTGCACCACAGAGTTGTTCTCAGATGATCACAATAGCCATGAAACTCAAGTCATCGCCTACTTCGAGACGATACCGAATGTTTTGCCCAAAGACACTTTTACCCAGTTCACCTTTTCCCCAGAAACGGTACTTTCATCCGCCCTGAGCTCCACACCCATCACATCCACTCTGCCTATAGTGTCCAAACACGCAGCACCTTCCCCCACATCCCTGGTCCTCACTATGGAAAGACTGGATTGtgaaggaggagagggagatgaAGGCAAGTCGGAGGATGATGAAACAGAGCCAGATCACCAGCTGGAAGAGCACTG CTACCACAAGAACAGTTTGAGTAAGGAGCAGCTGGAGGCGATTGTGTCTGAGCTACAGAAAAAGGTGAAAGTGCTGCAGCAGCGGCATCGCCGACACCTGGAGAAGCTTCTCGGACTGGAGAACACGGTCAGCCAGCTGAGACAGAGCAATCTGCTGAATGAAGAgcggctgcagctgctggagaGG GCTTACATACAGACGAGTGGAGCCGAGTCTGATGCTGGTGAGACTGTGACCATCATCTATGAGGAGGATGATGCTGCTTACTTGTACACACCACTGATTGATACAGAGGCAAAGCTGTGA